ATCTGCTGTCCTTCAATCTCTCTTCCAATACAAGTCACAGGCTGACACAATGAATGACTCATGGCTGGCATGGAGGTGCGGCTATGGCCTGCCAGGTGgagaagggaggggggagggcggCGATGGGATCGGGGAGTTAGTGGAGCGTCAGCAGCGGGGCGAGAACGGCGGGTCGATGGGGGATTCGGTGAACGACTGTAGCTCGTAGGCAGCACCGCTGTCCACCTCCATGGACTTCCTGGAAAACAGCAGACGGATGTCCCTGTGGAGGTAGATCTTCCCAGACTTTGAGCTCTGGAACCTAGTTGGCAAAAAAGCGAAGATTAGCCACATCCCGATAACAATCATTGTCAGGCAATGTCAAAGGCTCCTGACCTCAGATGAACGAGGTAGCGCAGAGTGCGTGCCTGGCCCAAACTGAGAGGCTTCCTGTTGATCTGATGGTTGGAGTCCCGCCTGACGGGGACGGAGAACGTCCTCTGGCGTAGAAAGGTCTGGTGTCCCGCTGGCATGGCTCGTAGGTCGTACATCACCACAAACATCTTCACCACCGTCTTGTTCGGGTTGAATAAGGTCTGAGGTAAGCGCAGAACATTGTGTGAGACATACAGTAAATCACGCAGCGTGCTGAAATAttatttcagggctaaaaagtcACACTATGTGGACAAAAGAATCAGAACGCCTTGTAGCCACTGTGCTGACACAAAGGGAATATGGAAGAAAAATGAGGTTGGTTCTCTGCCTTTTGAAGTTAGAAGTGTCCCACTCATATAGGAAGCCTTTCAAATGTTGGAGTGTGTCTGCGGAGATTTTGTGGACCTGAGAGAGAACCTGCTGGCTCACAATCTCCATTCTAGTTCGTCCCAAAGGTGTTTGATGGGCTTTTCTACACCAAATTCATCAGAATTTCTGGAACTTACTTGTGCACTGGCAGTAGAAAATTGACTCAAAAACCGTTACTACAAAGCTGTttaattgtccaaaggaagaagAATCCAGGGGAGCAAAAAGGGCTCTAAATAATTAACTCATAAGTTTGAAAAGCTGCTAATTTACAAATCAGAAAAACTATTTCAGACAACAAGTTCATatgttatattaaaaaaaaaaaaaaaagacttaattgGCTCCCGCGAAACAAAACGAAGCAATTATTTCCAGTTCAGATCACTGGGGAGTCCTACATAAAAAAGTTGCACATAAAGTTTGCAAACGATGTTACATTATTTATGAGTTTTCGTGAAAAGTTCAACATTTTTTTCTGGTGGagtaaattattaaatttgTCCAACTAATGTGATGAAAGACAAAGCTTAGCTTGAGACACTGCCACTAGGGGTCTCTAACGACCTGACTTGCCGTAGTCTCCACATTGCTTTGTAATCACTTTGAAAACATTATGCTGATGTattatgacccccccccccccccccccccccaccacccagtACAGTACTTAAACGACATTATTACCACTTGAATGGTTCCTGATGGAGGTACTCGGTAGCCCCTTTTCCCCAGCGACTCCAGGTTGATCACACCCTGTGCACGAAACACACAAGATTCCTCTAGAATAGGCATATTTTATGACTTCCTAAGGAAATGCTTTATTGTCAAGGTATAATATATCATGTTCAGAGCACAACAAAGTCATAAATATAAAATAGAGACGCTGCAGTATACTCCACAAATATAAATCAACACTGATGTTTACCATATAAGGTGAGGGGGCGTTGTCATCGGAGACGCTGTAGAATGACACGTCCACGGGTAAGGTCAGGTGACTGGGGCAGAAGGACCCGCTGGCACCTACTTCGGCCGTGAAACCTTCCACAGTCCCTAGAGGCTCCAGGCGGTAGTTTAACACACACTCCTGCAAGAGTCCATTTTGAGAACACCATTAATTATCACATCCAACACATATTTTACACCACGGATTGTGACGCCCAACAATGATTTCGTATCCATATGCTCGCCACTTGCCTGCCTCGCACAAACCCACGATCAACGAATCAAGTGTGAAATCTCCCAAAATATATTGTGGTGAAATTGTGACTATAAATGCACGATATCTCTTTGAATTAATTAGAGTTATTGCAAGAGCATACACTGAGTGCTGTTGGTACTGTACCTCAAAGTTTCCGAGGAGACTGAGACTGGCAGGTGGAGCACTTGCACTGAACAGCTGCTGAGCGTCATCTGCGTCCTCGTCTCTCTTAGGGCACACCCTGAgggtttcacacacacacgtacacttgATTGACCTGTTCACTCCATGAAGGAATTTTAAGGTGATCTTGAAACACGCATGCTGAGTAAAAACTGCTGAGGTGAAAGAAACCCATACATCGATATACATGCTCTCCAgataatggaaaaaataatgAAAGCTACACAAATGTGTCTGTACGAAGAGAGTCATTAGTGTTGACTGATTTCAAGCTTGGGAGAATAAACTTTGCAAGTAGCTGCTGCATAGAAAGTGGCACGGAGCACACCGCCCACACACGCAGCGAGTAGgcagttgctgctgctgctgctgctgagctCGCAGAGTTTTGTTCTGGCTGCCATTTTGATGTGCACAAAAGTGAAGAGGTTTGAAAATCTGAGGGCTACCTTTTCCCAGCGGCCCAGGGTAAACCCTTACAGCCAACCAGAGAGGTGTCCACGTCAAAGTAGCCAGATTGGTTTCTCCTCTGAGGAACCTGCCGGAGACACACAGGACACGCTACATAAGTACGCTGCCATAAGGATGATTTAATGCAAATATAACTGCGTTTCCTCTGTGTGTACATTTTAGTGATGAGGTCTGAATGAGAAGGGGCATCGTTGTAATGTGACTCACGGCTACCTCCGTTTGAGTGAATCATGCTGCCTTACTGTTGGAGTGCGTGCTCATCGGCTAACTACACAGTTGCCTCGCAAGATACTTCAAAGGCTCCTTCATGATGATTGCATTGTGAGTAACCAACATCACAGATGGCTACTGAGCGCGGTGGTAAGACACATGCGCATGTACTGCAACTGCCGATGCTTCATCCGAGGCTAAAAAGTCTCTGTGTGTTGAGTCATTAAAACTTTTGCCAGTGGGGTGTGAGTATGTGTGTGATTTCGTACAGGGCTGGAGAGCAAGGGTAGGCCCGTGCATGGGTGGAAGGCTTTGGTCGCCGTGGTATCTAACGAGTGGCGATTCTGCTTCCTCCAGCCGTTGCAGGGCCCCAGGGGAGAAGGTCCGTGAGTTCGCTGGAGAGTGAAAGAAGCAGAGGTTAAAGCACCTGGCAGAGTAAACCTGCATCGTCTTTGAAAACATGCCCTCGAGCACCATGCATCATTTTTTATATCCACATTTGTCCTGTCTGGTCACGGTCATAAACACTCACAAAGAATGGTACTGGTACTCTCAAGCCATATTTTCTTGTATGTTCCCAATTTTCACGTGTCACATGCATTACGAATGGGATCACTACTATGATTGACAGTCTTGCAACTGAGTTCACAGGATGACAATTCAAGAGTCTCTTACCAGGACAGTAGGAGGGGgagtcaggtctggagactgtcTAGGAGTTTGGTTCTCATCCTGGGCCGACGCGTTCGCCCGTGTGGGTGACTGAGGCttgctgttgtttttgattgcgtTACAGCTGAAGGTGGTTCCTTTGCAGGTCTGACTGCGGGGCGGGGCACTTCTAAGTCCGTTCTCGAGCGAGGGAGGGAAAACATGACTGCTGGCTGTGTGGACAGTGAGCTTTTCCTGGGTGGGAGTTTGTAAACGCGGACCAGCGTGCAGCTGGCCTCTGAGTGAAGGTTCTTCAAGTGTAAAACGGGCGCCATTTCGGGCCCGAGGAGAATGGCAATCGGTTCCCGGGTCGAGCCGGGGTTTGTTTGTGCAAAGAGGCGTGTGTGGGGCGGCGGCGTGCTGGCCCCTGCAAGGTTCGTGGTTGTGGCCATTGGTGTAGCAATCAGGTGAGGTGTCTGGGCCGTGTGCAGGCTGCGTGTACGTGCGTATGGTGTGCGTGATCGTTGTTGTGTGGGTATGGCGCAGAGGGCTGCCACACCTGCTGTGGGTAGGCGACAGCGAGGGGACGGACAGTCTTTCCTGGATGAGTCGAGTAATGTCGTGCACTGCCTGAGCGATGAGGGAGCCTTCTGGCTCTTTCTCGCCGCGTTTCTCTCTCTCCCGGTCTCGCTCCTTCTCAGCGCTCTCATCTCTCGTCTCGGTCAGCCTCAGCTTCCTGCAGGCCGCAGGTTTCGGGGAGGACGTCTCCCGCTTCTGGAAAGATGTGCTGGTGGAGGGTGTGTGGAAAGGGGAAGGCCAAGCATGTCCCACACACTCGTAGGGTGGTACCTCTGGCTCTTTGGTCTTACTGGCGGCTATGTCATCATGGCTACTGCCCCACGTGGCTTTGGGGGGGTTGTCTGTGGCAAAAAGGGCCGAGGGAAGCGGCGGTGCCGTGGGGTCGCAGAAGTTGAGCCGCTGTGCGATGCGGGCTATAACTTCCTGT
This genomic window from Syngnathus scovelli strain Florida chromosome 4, RoL_Ssco_1.2, whole genome shotgun sequence contains:
- the atosa gene encoding atos homolog protein A isoform X2, with product MTLDNMKPERDATEEFFEYDAEEFLVFLTLLITEGRTPEYSVKGRTEGLHCPPAQSAMPPLLKHECNDKLPQCQQARRTRSEVILLWRNSIPIMIEVMLLPDCCYGDECPPSDPISDPVIKQDALLLERWTLQPVPRQSGDRFIEEKTLLLAVRSYVFFSQLSAWLSASHGIVPRNILYRISAADEDMVWQFSQPPSEHIFPVPNVSQSVALQVRVQSLPRQPTYPTLACSIHTGLPPLYSKTHSLNPNLNSHGGLPTLRKSQEPSKENLHHSSNIYNKSSSSMSGLLPNGMPIPNLPINNIPINSLPHTTTAPPYVKKNQEPGENHAYQNGELPQVNVAQSQDSPLFRRSSRSPTPSRSHSPSPLPGKWFYSSLNGSSEPSPLEDYGCSTNGSDRSKAPLPEPLRALKSFSLAEPARCPSPRPVVNETNPLIGSLLQERQEVIARIAQRLNFCDPTAPPLPSALFATDNPPKATWGSSHDDIAASKTKEPEVPPYECVGHAWPSPFHTPSTSTSFQKRETSSPKPAACRKLRLTETRDESAEKERDREREKRGEKEPEGSLIAQAVHDITRLIQERLSVPSLSPTHSRCGSPLRHTHTTTITHTIRTYTQPAHGPDTSPDCYTNGHNHEPCRGQHAAAPHTPLCTNKPRLDPGTDCHSPRARNGARFTLEEPSLRGQLHAGPRLQTPTQEKLTVHTASSHVFPPSLENGLRSAPPRSQTCKGTTFSCNAIKNNSKPQSPTRANASAQDENQTPRQSPDLTPPPTVLRTHGPSPLGPCNGWRKQNRHSLDTTATKAFHPCTGLPLLSSPVPQRRNQSGYFDVDTSLVGCKGLPWAAGKRVCPKRDEDADDAQQLFSASAPPASLSLLGNFEECVLNYRLEPLGTVEGFTAEVGASGSFCPSHLTLPVDVSFYSVSDDNAPSPYMGVINLESLGKRGYRVPPSGTIQVTLFNPNKTVVKMFVVMYDLRAMPAGHQTFLRQRTFSVPVRRDSNHQINRKPLSLGQARTLRYLVHLRFQSSKSGKIYLHRDIRLLFSRKSMEVDSGAAYELQSFTESPIDPPFSPRC
- the atosa gene encoding atos homolog protein A isoform X3; translation: MPAHGDATEEFFEYDAEEFLVFLTLLITEGRTPEYSVKGRTEGLHCPPAQSAMPPLLKHECNDKLPQCQQARRTRSEVILLWRNSIPIMIEVMLLPDCCYGDECPPSDPISDPVIKQDALLLERWTLQPVPRQSGDRFIEEKTLLLAVRSYVFFSQLSAWLSASHGIVPRNILYRISAADEDMVWQFSQPPSEHIFPVPNVSQSVALQVRVQSLPRQPTYPTLACSIHTGLPPLYSKTHSLNPNLNSHGGLPTLRKSQEPSKENLHHSSNIYNKSSSSMSGLLPNGMPIPNLPINNIPINSLPHTTTAPPYVKKNQEPGENHAYQNGELPQVNVAQSQDSPLFRRSSRSPTPSRSHSPSPLPGKWFYSSLNGSSEPSPLEDYGCSTNGSDRSKAPLPEPLRALKSFSLAEPARCPSPRPVVNETNPLIGSLLQERQEVIARIAQRLNFCDPTAPPLPSALFATDNPPKATWGSSHDDIAASKTKEPEVPPYECVGHAWPSPFHTPSTSTSFQKRETSSPKPAACRKLRLTETRDESAEKERDREREKRGEKEPEGSLIAQAVHDITRLIQERLSVPSLSPTHSRCGSPLRHTHTTTITHTIRTYTQPAHGPDTSPDCYTNGHNHEPCRGQHAAAPHTPLCTNKPRLDPGTDCHSPRARNGARFTLEEPSLRGQLHAGPRLQTPTQEKLTVHTASSHVFPPSLENGLRSAPPRSQTCKGTTFSCNAIKNNSKPQSPTRANASAQDENQTPRQSPDLTPPPTVLRTHGPSPLGPCNGWRKQNRHSLDTTATKAFHPCTGLPLLSSPVPQRRNQSGYFDVDTSLVGCKGLPWAAGKRVCPKRDEDADDAQQLFSASAPPASLSLLGNFEECVLNYRLEPLGTVEGFTAEVGASGSFCPSHLTLPVDVSFYSVSDDNAPSPYMGVINLESLGKRGYRVPPSGTIQVTLFNPNKTVVKMFVVMYDLRAMPAGHQTFLRQRTFSVPVRRDSNHQINRKPLSLGQARTLRYLVHLRFQSSKSGKIYLHRDIRLLFSRKSMEVDSGAAYELQSFTESPIDPPFSPRC
- the atosa gene encoding atos homolog protein A isoform X4, coding for MPPLLKHECNDKLPQCQQARRTRSEVILLWRNSIPIMIEVMLLPDCCYGDECPPSDPISDPVIKQDALLLERWTLQPVPRQSGDRFIEEKTLLLAVRSYVFFSQLSAWLSASHGIVPRNILYRISAADEDMVWQFSQPPSEHIFPVPNVSQSVALQVRVQSLPRQPTYPTLACSIHTGLPPLYSKTHSLNPNLNSHGGLPTLRKSQEPSKENLHHSSNIYNKSSSSMSGLLPNGMPIPNLPINNIPINSLPHTTTAPPYVKKNQEPGENHAYQNGELPQVNVAQSQDSPLFRRSSRSPTPSRSHSPSPLPGKWFYSSLNGSSEPSPLEDYGCSTNGSDRSKAPLPEPLRALKSFSLAEPARCPSPRPVVNETNPLIGSLLQERQEVIARIAQRLNFCDPTAPPLPSALFATDNPPKATWGSSHDDIAASKTKEPEVPPYECVGHAWPSPFHTPSTSTSFQKRETSSPKPAACRKLRLTETRDESAEKERDREREKRGEKEPEGSLIAQAVHDITRLIQERLSVPSLSPTHSRCGSPLRHTHTTTITHTIRTYTQPAHGPDTSPDCYTNGHNHEPCRGQHAAAPHTPLCTNKPRLDPGTDCHSPRARNGARFTLEEPSLRGQLHAGPRLQTPTQEKLTVHTASSHVFPPSLENGLRSAPPRSQTCKGTTFSCNAIKNNSKPQSPTRANASAQDENQTPRQSPDLTPPPTVLRTHGPSPLGPCNGWRKQNRHSLDTTATKAFHPCTGLPLLSSPVPQRRNQSGYFDVDTSLVGCKGLPWAAGKRVCPKRDEDADDAQQLFSASAPPASLSLLGNFEECVLNYRLEPLGTVEGFTAEVGASGSFCPSHLTLPVDVSFYSVSDDNAPSPYMGVINLESLGKRGYRVPPSGTIQVTLFNPNKTVVKMFVVMYDLRAMPAGHQTFLRQRTFSVPVRRDSNHQINRKPLSLGQARTLRYLVHLRFQSSKSGKIYLHRDIRLLFSRKSMEVDSGAAYELQSFTESPIDPPFSPRC
- the atosa gene encoding atos homolog protein A isoform X1, which codes for MRSRLRLALVTSPCVPLPQCFEHTIKPAAAASTRDAKKPPMWLDSVSTLHDATEEFFEYDAEEFLVFLTLLITEGRTPEYSVKGRTEGLHCPPAQSAMPPLLKHECNDKLPQCQQARRTRSEVILLWRNSIPIMIEVMLLPDCCYGDECPPSDPISDPVIKQDALLLERWTLQPVPRQSGDRFIEEKTLLLAVRSYVFFSQLSAWLSASHGIVPRNILYRISAADEDMVWQFSQPPSEHIFPVPNVSQSVALQVRVQSLPRQPTYPTLACSIHTGLPPLYSKTHSLNPNLNSHGGLPTLRKSQEPSKENLHHSSNIYNKSSSSMSGLLPNGMPIPNLPINNIPINSLPHTTTAPPYVKKNQEPGENHAYQNGELPQVNVAQSQDSPLFRRSSRSPTPSRSHSPSPLPGKWFYSSLNGSSEPSPLEDYGCSTNGSDRSKAPLPEPLRALKSFSLAEPARCPSPRPVVNETNPLIGSLLQERQEVIARIAQRLNFCDPTAPPLPSALFATDNPPKATWGSSHDDIAASKTKEPEVPPYECVGHAWPSPFHTPSTSTSFQKRETSSPKPAACRKLRLTETRDESAEKERDREREKRGEKEPEGSLIAQAVHDITRLIQERLSVPSLSPTHSRCGSPLRHTHTTTITHTIRTYTQPAHGPDTSPDCYTNGHNHEPCRGQHAAAPHTPLCTNKPRLDPGTDCHSPRARNGARFTLEEPSLRGQLHAGPRLQTPTQEKLTVHTASSHVFPPSLENGLRSAPPRSQTCKGTTFSCNAIKNNSKPQSPTRANASAQDENQTPRQSPDLTPPPTVLRTHGPSPLGPCNGWRKQNRHSLDTTATKAFHPCTGLPLLSSPVPQRRNQSGYFDVDTSLVGCKGLPWAAGKRVCPKRDEDADDAQQLFSASAPPASLSLLGNFEECVLNYRLEPLGTVEGFTAEVGASGSFCPSHLTLPVDVSFYSVSDDNAPSPYMGVINLESLGKRGYRVPPSGTIQVTLFNPNKTVVKMFVVMYDLRAMPAGHQTFLRQRTFSVPVRRDSNHQINRKPLSLGQARTLRYLVHLRFQSSKSGKIYLHRDIRLLFSRKSMEVDSGAAYELQSFTESPIDPPFSPRC